In Drosophila bipectinata strain 14024-0381.07 chromosome 2R, DbipHiC1v2, whole genome shotgun sequence, one genomic interval encodes:
- the KCNQ gene encoding potassium voltage-gated channel subfamily KQT member 4 isoform X8, giving the protein MDPDNDIYAFYDIREYKGKCRPGRPISERILQPRMSLLGKPLNYNRGTRRDVRYRRLQSRLYNFLERPRGLHAIFYHVMVFLMVFTCLALSVFSTIKEYEEDAVYILFRMEILVVIWFTMEFGARLWSSGCRSRYQGCIGRLKFVKRPFCIIDIVTILASIVVLGMGTSGQVFATSALRGLRFFQILRMVRMDRRGGTWKLLGSVVYAHRQELITTMYIGFLGLIFASFLVYMWEKDVNDKFSNFAQALWWGVITLCTVGYGDMVPITWQGKLIASCCALLGISFFALPAGILGSGFALKVQQQQRQKHMIRRRQPAATLIQAVWRCYAADEHSVSVATWKIHQVALPSPPASRASSSFKHNTSFVARLPTIRRHKSQTIQTPGGGDGTGMSKPPGSSRASTRYTRTIRDINASVENLEVVQNGKSMNPSFSEDSVAETTCLKNIKNSDASQPPESLANCKLSSSAGSLAQFPDPEPAIQVHVVSDRDAGQVPVKSEPSSRNLTIPVVLYGFLHGNFFGSTLSLRGSRVAPANDRDVEAGGHQEEDKPGEDACRRSNTLPLPGISRRSPSSSPNRSPGSGRTGRFFAAASHFLETGFSHSATSGGGGGGASSNVANEDEEPRCTQLTNRHKTAIRFIRKLKYFVARRKFKEALKPYDVKDVMEQYAAGHVDLLGRVKMLHLRLDQILGKQGSKAKDVYASKISLASRGVKVERQVADIEEKLDVLIKAYMEDRDRFLALPLPAKPKIHSISPNHKPLHHAHNLAMIDVWKRTAALSVHPEQVTTTPVVSASLTDGSELKSLTATQTATTTTDAIATQTPLPPHMQHTATNTKSSVLNSYQLGSEKQQHNDVFLTELENRTKKRVTLSLQRSTSEPYSKQEQRINIPDEGAESLDSSAKPTPPDSSIILIDEYEDFEEEDLNCEGEMEHFPSWEIDSDIGVDVDVDADADGDCDESTEDTALLQCATRTAIVITPISPVSSAHNLQQLNDQTTTLNKSNLLPPDSG; this is encoded by the exons ATGGATCCCGACAACGATATCTATGCCTTCTACGACATTAGGGAGTACAAGGG GAAATGTAGACCGGGCAGGCCGATCTCGGAACGAATCCTGCAACCGCGAATGTCACTCCTAGGGAAGCCGCTCAACTACAATCGCGGCACCCGCCGCGATGTTCGCTACCGGCGCCTCCAGAGCCGCCTCTACAACTTCCTGGAGCGACCGCGGGGCCTGCACGCCATATTCTACCATGTTATGGT ATTCCTGATGGTGTTCACCTGCCTGGCTCTGAGCGTATTCTCCACCATCAAGGAATACGAGGAGGACGCCGTGTACATCCTGTTCCGGATGGAGATTCTGGTTGTCATCTGGTTCACGATGGAGTTCGGGGCCCGCCTGTGGTCCTCGGGCTGCCGATCGCGGTACCAGGGCTGCATAGGGCGGCTCAAGTTCGTCAAGCGACCATTCTGTATTATAG ACATAGTCACCATTTTAGCTTCAATTGTAGTATTAGGCATGGGCACTTCCGGTCAGGTGTTCGCCACAAGTGCCCTGCGAGGACTGCGGTTCTTTCAGATCCTGCGGATGGTGCGCATGGATCGACGGGGCGGCACCTGGAAGCTGCTCGGTTCGGTTGTTTACGCACACAGACAG GAGCTGATCACAACCATGTACATAGGATTCTTAGGTCTAATATTTGCATCATTCCTGGTCTATATGTGGGAGAAGGACGTCAATGATAAGTTCAGTAACTTCGCACAGGCTTTATGGTGGGGTGTG ATTACACTCTGCACGGTGGGATATGGAGACATGGTGCCGATCACCTGGCAGGGCAAGCTGATAGCCTCCTGTTGTGCTCTGTTGGGAATATCCTTCTTTGCACTACCAGCG GGAATCCTGGGCAGTGGTTTTGCCTTGAAggtccagcagcagcagcggcagaagCACATGATCCGGCGACGCCAGCCGGCTGCCACTCTCATCCAGGCCGTGTGGCGATGCTATGCGGCCGACGAGCATTCCGTGTCGGTGGCCACATGGAAGATCCATCAGGTGGCCTTGCCCAGTCCGCCGGCCTC ACGGGCCTCGTCCAGCTTTAAGCACAACACGTCCTTCGTGGCCCGGCTGCCCACCATCCGGCGGCACAAGAGCCAAACGATCCAGACTCCGGGCGGTGGCGACGGCACCGGAATGTCCAAGCCCCCGGGCTCGTCACGGGCCTCCACCCGCTACACCCGCACCATTCGGGACATCAATGCGTCCGTGGAGAATCTGG AGGTAGTACAAAACGGCAAATCCATGAATCCAAGTTTCAGCGAGGATTCGGTTGCTGAAACCActtgcttaaaaaatattaaaaattcagACG CCAGCCAGCCGCCAGAGTCGCTGGCCAACTGCAAGCTCAGCTCCAGTGCCGGCTCCTTGGCCCAGTTTCCCGATCCGGAACCAGCCATCCAGGTCCATGTGGTTTCCGATCGGGATGCAGGCCAGGTGCCGGTCAAGAGCGAGCCTAGCTCCAGAAACCTTACCATTCCGGTGGTGCTCTACGGTTTTCTGCACGGAAACTTCTTCGGCTCGACGTTGTCGCTGCGTGGCTCGCGAGTGGCTCCTGCCAACGACCGGGACGTGGAGGCTGGGGGCCACCAGGAGGAGGATAAGCCAGGAGAAGATGCCTGCCGGCGCAGCAACACATTGCCCTTGCCCGGCATCAGCCGGCGGAGTCCCAGTTCGAGTCCTAACCGGAGTCCTGGCAGCGGACGCACGGGTCGCTTTTTTGCGGCAGCCTCGCATTTCCTGGAGACCGGATTCTCGCACAGTGCCACCTCTggaggcggtggtggtggtgcaagCTCAAATGTGGCAA ATGAGGATGAGGAGCCGCGCTGCACCCAGCTAACCAACCGGCACAAGACCGCCATCCGATTCATACGCAAG CTCAAGTACTTTGTGGCTCGTCGGAAGTTCAAGGAAGCCCTGAAGCCCTACGATGTCAAGGATGTCATGGAGCAATATGCAGCAG GTCATGTGGACTTGTTGGGTCGCGTAAAGATGCTACATTTGCG ATTGGATCAAATCCTAGGCAAACAAGGCTCCAAGGCCAAGGATGTCTATGCTTCTAAAATAAGCTTAGCCTCCAGAGGGGTTAAAGTCGAACGGCAG GTCGCTGATATAGAAGAGAAGCTGGACGTGCTGATCAAGGCGTATATGGAGGATCGTGATAGATTCCTGGCTCTTCCCTTGCCAGCCAAGCCCAAAATACATTCCATTAGTCCTAACCACAAGCCCCTGCACCACGCCCACAACCTGGCCATGATCGATGTGTGGAAACGCACTGCGGCACTCAGTGTCCATCCGGAGCAGGTGACCACCACCCCGGTGGTGAGTGCCTCTCTCACCGATGGCTCCGAGCTGAAGTCCCTGACGGCCACACAGACGGCGACCACGACCACGGATGCGATAGCCACACAAACCCCATTGCCGCCGCACATGCAGCATACAGCGACCAATACAAAG TCTTCCGTGCTTAACTCATATCAGCTGGGGTCTGAGAAGCAGCAGCACAATGATGTTTTTTTGACTGAATTAGAGAATAGAACCAAAAAACGTGTTACGTTAAG CCTACAAAGATCCACATCGGAGCCATATAGCAAGCAGGAGCAACGCATCAACATACCCGATGAGGGTGCTGAATCCCTGGACAGCAGTGCAAAGCCAACGCCGCCAGATAGTTCAA TTATACTAATCGATGAGTACGAGGATTTCGAGGAGGAG
- the mlt gene encoding tubulin-specific chaperone cofactor E-like protein — protein sequence MPSLLEALERKYFAECEFENAHEPELHKRSDLPNDFTVTKCGGRMEFSIFIPRLSPLTSVPALLVLNDCDIDSAGDFESIRDKCQRVRELDLAQNKLRDWSEVFSILEHMPRIEFLNLSKNQLASPISALATAPTINLKSLVLNGTYLDWACVDALLQNLPVLQELHLSLNNYRQVLIDAHEVEVLAEQRLQGTEPDTETEEEKEQRRLTKAHPELKTLHFTGNPVEHWQEICRLGRLFPNLEALVLADCPIRSLQAEEAENEAESASHRYFPSLKLLNLSSAQLNSWSAIDQLAKFGQLRNLRVKHWPLWESLECTEHERRQLLIARLPNVEMLNGGGKIGTDERVDAERAFVRYYMDKPEEERPARYEELLRIHGKLDPLVNVSLKPDKRVKVVFTYNDVSESRFVDIYLTVNDLKVKLEKLVGLAPNKMRLYYLDQDYKEFGPEEMRFPNKQLYSYNIQSGDEIIIDAKK from the coding sequence ATGCCATCCCTGCTGGAGGCGCTGGAGCGAAAGTACTTCGCCGAGTGCGAGTTCGAGAATGCCCACGAACCGGAGCTGCACAAGCGGAGCGATCTGCCCAACGACTTCACGGTGACCAAGTGCGGCGGGCGGATGGAGTTCTCCATCTTCATACCACGACTCTCCCCCCTGACCAGTGTCCCAGCGTTGCTGGTGCTCAACGACTGCGACATCGACTCCGCTGGCGACTTCGAAAGCATCCGCGACAAGTGCCAGCGGGTGCGGGAACTGGATCTGGCCCAGAACAAGCTGCGCGACTGGTCGGAGGTATTCAGCATACTGGAGCACATGCCGCGCATTGAGTTCCTCAATCTGAGCAAGAATCAGCTGGCCAGTCCCATCAGTGCTTTGGCCACGGCGCCCACGATCAACCTCAAGAGCTTGGTGCTCAACGGCACCTACCTGGACTGGGCCTGCGTTGACGCCCTGCTCCAGAACCTGCCCGTGCTCCAGGAGCTCCACCTCAGCCTGAACAACTACAGACAGGTGTTGATAGATGCCCACGAGGTGGAGGTGCTGGCGGAACAGCGTCTCCAGGGAACGGAACCGGATACGGAAACAGAGGAGGAAAAGGAGCAACGGAGGCTTACCAAAGCCCATCCCGAACTAAAGACTTTGCATTTCACCGGCAATCCCGTCGAGCactggcaggaaatctgccggCTGGGCCGCCTTTTCCCCAACCTTGAAGCCTTGGTGTTGGCCGACTGTCCCATCCGTTCGCTCCAGGCGGAGGAGGCGGAGAACGAGGCCGAGTCGGCGTCCCACAGATACTTCCCCAGCCTGAAGCTACTCAACCTCAGCTCCGCGCAGCTCAACAGTTGGAGTGCCATCGACCAGCTGGCCAAGTTCGGGCAGCTGAGAAATCTCCGCGTGAAACACTGGCCCCTGTGGGAGAGCCTCGAGTGCACGGAGCACGAGCGGCGCCAGCTCCTGATAGCCCGGCTGCCCAATGTGGAGATGCTGAACGGAGGCGGAAAGATCGGCACCGACGAGCGGGTGGACGCCGAGCGGGCGTTCGTCCGTTACTACATGGACAAGCCCGAGGAGGAGCGACCGGCCAGGTACGAGGAGCTGCTGCGGATCCACGGGAAGCTGGACCCCCTGGTGAACGTCAGCCTGAAGCCGGACAAGCGGGTCAAGGTCGTGTTCACCTATAACGATGTGAGCGAGAGCCGGTTCGTGGACATCTACCTGACGGTCAACGATCTGAAGGTCAAGCTGGAGAAGCTGGTGGGCCTGGCGCCCAACAAGATGCGTCTCTACTATCTCGACCAGGACTACAAGGAGTTCGGGCCCGAGGAGATGAGGTTCCCCAACAAACAGTTGTACAGCTACAACATCCAGTCGGGCGACGAGATCATCATCGATGCCAAGAAGTGA